DNA from Danaus plexippus chromosome 6, MEX_DaPlex, whole genome shotgun sequence:
TATTTGTCATCGCTTATCAGTACGTCTTTATGTTTGTCTATGATGGTAAACAAACGGCTACGTATGTATTCTTAATGCTGTATGCTTTATACGAATTcactatcaataaaaaaaatccatcagaacaaataatacaaatgattataaacaaggaaaattctaataatttttgtaaaatagcaaattatttttatgacagtcATAATTCAAAGTGTATTCTACagtgaacaaaaatatatagaacgtattattattaaaggagATCCCAAACAGCTTTGCAtacatatttaacaataaaatagccATACTTAGAACACGTATATTGGAATGACAAAGTATTTGATAGGAAACAGAATCACTGTACTTAGTCCTGTTATCACCGTCCTCTACATAAGGACGTAagtgtttttcattcataaattttcactTAATATCGTATTAACGTAGTTTATTGAACGACGAACtcgaaacgcttcgtatgtagtaaAATTTGGTAACTAAGACTAAACGTACTGTTAAGATCTAAATGAAACATAgcaagatttttttcttagtcatgtaaattttgtcattcgattaaatgattttaagttttttagaTACTatgcgtttttattattttatatgtacatgatCCCGACGCGACATTTCGGTTCCTTAACGGTTTACAGCACCCGTTatcgcgggcagacgagacgagATTTCCACTttcatcataaatataaacaataaaaaacccCTAGGATCCgaaaaatttagtttcattgaaTTGTGTACAGGcgaaaattgaaattgaatagacctcaattaatatttctattataaagttCTATTGAACACgtaatataacaaagaaaaatattttaaacgaccAATAAGAGAATgtcgtatttaattttatattaaaattcttaactTCAACCGAATAAAGAATAGTGAACAGATTTAACTCTCATTTCATTTCCAAATCTCTTTAATCACAAACTCGttaaaaattaaggaattGGGATAGttcgataaaataaatgtgagcTATGgtaatatttcgttatatGTAAAGGCAGTGAAATTGCGAATAATCACTACGGTATTCAATCATCTAATgtcatgaatgaaaaatagGTTATTTTTGTCTTTGACCCAATCAAACCCGTAGTAAGCCTTCCGCTGTATAACTCGTGACAATTGTCCAAAGTGTTTTGCTGTCGTCACAACACTAAACAACAATCAGgcataatttaaaacctttgTGGACCCGCATTACCTTAAAGCAGCGTTTCATGAACGCAAtcattttgttaacaaaataatagtacTTATTATCATATCGTCCGACGCTATTTAAAACATGCCAATACaagataatgaaaatgttCTATAATTTCTAAATGATTTGGATAATTCAAATGTTTTCTTATCGGTTATCGTTTTCCTTCTACCGTAGGTATGATTATATTCaacgttttttaaattgtatatttgcTTTACGATATAAATCTGTGCATAAAACTCTAAGTCATAATTTgagtatatttgtatatttatatattttcaatgtccTAATCTAATCCAAATATATCTCTAAGTGTTCCCATGGGCGGCCTTTATTGAATCAGTCctgtttactttaaaataaaaggtattttCACTCTTATATGGAAAATCTTTACTAACCAGATGTAAATCCAgagacaaaattaatatcactttTTGTTTAGGTTCttctgtataataaaataatacaatgtttataCTAATTGAGCCTactgttttttaatatggcttcatatgaaaaaaaatcacgcGATTGTAACTTTTCTTGTTACtcgatagaaatattttttcaattgcaTTGGTTTTGTCGAAAATCACGTATTCCTTCCTATATTATTTCGTGCACTTCACTTAAAGGTTCTCAACTAGAACCTTAACTCTAACTATGTTACTGAtgatatagataattaatattgaaattttcaagTCTTATTATATGCCTTCGCTATACATTATTTGTTGAACATCTGCATGATATTCTGTGActgaaatatctttaaataaattaattcttcaaACTGATTCAAACCAAACAATTTGCCCTTAAGTGTTGTGTAACCATCTCGAACGTGGGAAGGGATCTTATATCGCAAAGGGATAGcgttttttgatattaatttttccacAAAAACCTTTCATGTGATGTGTTAAGTTCAGTATAGTCACCACATGTTTGATCGCCACATTTACGTTATTGAATCTGTCTgtgattattttgattatagaACAAGCGTAGtctcaatttaaaaactatatctcATTTTAAGTGAATATCACAACTGTTGGTTAACTAACCCGGGAAACGTCGAGTACGAGACGCGAAAAGAtttgaatgttaaataattatagcaaatttttattttgtatcatatttaattcaataaattaatagaataaatgaaactaatatctcATTTATTCTATTGGTTTAATAggcgatattttaatattattaaaaacttcataatcccgacgttttggttacttttcatcaaccgtgatcacgggcggagagatgtgaatgtctgtcaattggttctgttatttatcatctaccgccaacgatttcttaattttctggcgtaccgctctggatgcctgCAGAATGCGCACACTGTGTcatgaggtcctgcggtgtggtcgCAGGTcgcaaaatattagtttcatttaaatgtcgaAACGAAACGAAATAATcaacagaatatataaaaaaaaaattcaaatatttcaaccTTGATTAAATTAATCGTTTCTAGAAATAGATGCAGGTTACATTACAACAAACATAAGAGGAGTCGTCTTGCACATCCTGTTTAATAACCGCTTTATAAAACAGACATCGATCACGCCGACACACCGAAGTCACGTGGAGCAGTGACTTACTAACGTACAATTATAGAATTAACCCCcgtatctattttatttacacagtTATCGTAATGTAAAGCTAAGGAGCGCCCGATGCTAACCGTTTAGTTGATAAGAGATATTCGTGTCGCGTAATACACTAATTGATACCTAGTGTTTGACATTCGACTGGCTCCTATCAAACTATGGATGTTTGAGATCTGAAAATGACCGAGGACACCAAGCCGTTATTGCTGTGAGTAGTTTTACTTATACAAGTGATTATTACGGTTCTATACAAAGATTCTCCTGTTATTTGTCAGACTAGACGGTTAGACTATGATCTATATATCAGTATGTTTACTTCATGCCCTCAACGTCACATACTTCACGTCGACAGCTCTTCATTGATGTATCTGTGCATATATTTAGCGTAGTTTATTCAATGAGAAACGCGAAACACCTCGTATTCTTAACGATTCAAACTTGTGTTAAGCATAACGGTGAAATGTTTAAGGTTTTCATcgtgttttgttaaattatatatgctaCGTACGTGGCCAAAGATAATGCTAgctttatacatatatcagcCCATAcaggtattttatttgtttagtatAGAACTTAGTTATAAGAACgaataattatacaattattgaGCTGTTTCATtgcattttaattcaattaattctattaaagaTACGCCAGAACAATTTAATGTGGACatgatcatttaaatgatttgcGTGACCGATGCTGTTTAAGGTCTACCTTCGTAATACTATTATACTTTCTTAAAGATTTCTTTCAATAACACGTACCCATCTCAATAATAATTCACTGTCtcactttaaaattcataatgttTACTGTAACAACAATTTTCAAGCTACCCTCTCTTCCTGTCTATTATTTAAGGGTTTTAAATGGAAAACGGTAATACTATcagtaaatttgatttttcttCCAGTGcctttattagtattttacaTGCAGagtgtttttgatttttagcTTCTCACTTGACGAGGTAAAGGAAAACGTGGAAACaccctttaaatatttatgtatcagGTTGTGGTAAGGTTACTATAAAGAGTGCttgatacatattttatccTTATCACTGATGCTACTATCACCTATTAATACGAATTAAAACGTGTTATTCCTAtcagtatttgtttttatgagtTTAAATCGATTGATAACACGCATATAGATTGTTGCGAgggttaatttaatttaaatgttatatttaatttatattaaatgtaatttgctACTTATATGTAAGTTATAGAGGTATTTGCATttgaaagatatattaaaatcttaataaacttgaaattttatatatatatatatatatatatatatatatataaagaattctcATGATCCTATTATTTGTCATACAACATCattgtcataatattttaaaaactcctTAGATTTACCGAGGACACTTAAAttctattactattatatcgcacagataaatttgtaaatcttTCAACAGCCTTAGTTTTCCAACTACAAACTAAACCAAAGCGTTGTTAAGTTATTGTGAAGACACTATAGCTCAAAACTTTGGATCAACAGAAGTTATAGACGTCTCAAGTTTGATTCCAGACTTCATTATACTCATTTTACCTTAAAGTTTTCACATCATTTTACActataaagtatgaaatataaataactcgaTAATTTTTTAGACCACAGATCGTAGTGATAGAATATAGATAACGAAGTACAGATGAGTGATGTGAGGTGTCAATGATGAAACACTACTTCCGGTCACTAGTGGGTAGTTGATGCGagggaaaaatatattttgaagattAGCAAGCTAAGTCGGATTAGTGTCTTTGAACTATGATATCGCTTTACAGTCACTTTTACTATTGGGCTAATTTTGGACTGTCGTGCCATGACTCCAGTCGATAAACTGAGCTTTATATTCCTTCATTCTTTTAGTATGGGGGTGGGAAGCGACTTAAACAATAGTTGAGCCAGTAAAGTGACTTTTAACTAGATTTTCTAGAAGTCACCCATCTGAATACTtcttatagaatttttaaatttcaatgaccACGCTTACTCCGAGCTCGCGTCGTAACAGTCAACAGCCTTTCGCTCATCAATCTtaacacattataatattaccgcagattattaatattaatgagaacCGTGAGACGTTAGACGTTGTACTACGATGGAAACTTGTACTAAGCATAAAATtcgtgaaattaaatttctcttATATGATAGGAATCCTAATATGGAATTAATGTgcgtttattaatatatttcgtttgaaacaaactgttaaaaaaatttgttatttaataaacagacAACGACACGAGAAACACGTAGTTAACTTGTTAATATGTCCAACTTGACAGTTTTAAACggctacaaatatattatttaataaaaaataatatctcacGTGCCAATATACGTAAACATATTATGAGATTTAAATGTGTCGGAATATATAACAACGAGGAGAACTGCGTCTAGCGTTACTGGAAaggtcataaaatataatttatagcgccaataaaatatgtatattatgattaaagaaaataataaaagtatatctcAAAATGGATCTTGATGCGATAGATTTAGGGTTGGAATTGaagtgtacatacatatacagataatttggattttatttatgataaaaatgaggGAAAACTAAATGTATGTCTTATCGACTCGCTGTACATTCAGCGTCGGGTATTGCAGTTTGAttcatatgttaatttatatataaaattatttgaaagctTCGACTTGAATGACTTTATAAGATCCTTTGATACATTCAATTCTGATCCCACATGAATAGAAACAGGAAATGTGTTTATTGAATTCACTGTGACTGAGTGACTTGAGCTCCACTGACTCACTTTAATTatgacttaatatattataaactagaCGTTAATATCAGTGTTGCagtaatgtttaatgtttatatacttCGTATCAAAGAATTTCTGATTCACTCGAGTAACTAGATGtagttacatattattattagtaagcAAGTTTCTCTGGGATTTGGTAAGTAAGTAAGCAAGCACGTAAGTAAGTATATGGTTTAGTGGTTAAATGGTAACAGACATACAAACTTACCTTGACGTTTGCTATGACAGAGCCCTtctgttgttttataattaatttctaatgcCTATGCTAGATAGTAATGTACAATAAATCTGATCTCAACTAGATTCAAAGATGCTAAAGCCAGCTACGGAACCGATAACCCGGCGAGGGGTCGGAGGGTCATCTTCTGCGTCCACGGGAACCCTTCCACGGGATGCTGCGCTGTCATCGAGACCAGCGCGGACGGTGATGAAGTTGCAAGAACGAACAGTATTACTGAAGAGAGTAAGTGCAATAAACGTGACATACATGAAAGTTGAAACTAATGTTATTCGGATtattacgcgtattttattattattaaaaactgcaTACTACCGACGTTGGGTTACTTTGCAGCCACCGTGACAACGGGCGGACGACATGTCTCGTAAATATtagattagtttaaattaatactcgcgaaagtcttacatCTCACTATTCgatatacagaaaaaaaaatacactataGAGGCGGTttcctggaggttaaaggcccgccccttatacgtgagggcgcgggttcgaaacctggcataccaatgtgatctttacctagtcatatgtactttctaaaagtatttagacaccactgacaaacggtgaaggaaaacaccgtgaggaaacctggtcttataatttcaaattataagtttgtgaTCGCCAatccttgagcaagcgtggtgattaatgctctaaccttctccatgtgagaagaggcttttgctcagcagtgggctccgataggctgatgacgatgatgatatattacaaataagtgTACTTCTAAAAAGGTTTTGACATAACACCCGTATAGGTTATCCTGGATAGCTATAAGGCTTAAAAGATGTTAAGAAAGCTTTAGTCGGTAAACTGATGTATCTCCCTTTCCTTTCCAGGACATTGTCACAGATCAAGGAACGAAGAAATAGACAAGCGGGCCCGAAGAAAACTTATTATAGCGAGCGTGctgtgtgttatatttatgatcGGTGAAATTGTAGGTGAGTTGACAACAGTCACCCTACAGATATCGGCTCTGAGAATATTTACCAGCGTATAGTCGTAAGACTCCGACAACATGTTTTCAAATATCAAGTACGGCATCTTCTAAAGAACACCTGTTCTATCTACATTCCTTCTAGATTGCTTCTAGAAGGAAACTATTTTTTGTGCGATATTCGCTTGTGTTAAGAAGTtgaataaattgattaataaaagGATGTCCACGCCATGTTGTTGAATGTCCATCTTTGTCTTTCAGGTGGTTATTTGTCTAACAGCTTAGCTATAGCGACGGATGCTGCGCATCTGCTGACAGACTTCGCTAGCTTCATGATATCACTGTTCTCATTGTGGGTGGCCAGCAGGCCCGCCACCAGACGGTAACACATGCAACTAAACCATTCAATATATTGTcccttaatttaaattaagtattagGAACATGTCGACGTCTCACTGGATTCCAAATTGGTTGCAGCTATAGATgcgcataaaaaaaaatataaatattttccaccGTGTTGACACAATGACTGAACGAGTCATCACGTCAGTTGCATTTTCATTAAGCCAGTCTtagtattcaattaataacaaattataattctcgCGTCCAAAAATGGAGCTGccaaaacattacataattaactgtaagttCCAAAAATGTTTCCTCTTGTACCAAAAACCATTCTACCATGAACTCTAGGATGCCGTTCGGGTGGTACCGTGCGGAGGTGATCGGCGCCCTGACCTCGGTCCTCCTTATCTGGGTGGTGACGGGCATCCTCCTGTACATGGCCGTCCAGCGAGTCATCTACAAGTCATTCGAGATAGACGCCACCGTCATGCTCATCACGTCCGCCGTCGGAGTCGCCGTGAACCTAGTGTGAGGAAATTACACGAatactgatataaaatatactgcgACACTCTCAGTACGGCGTCTCGTCGACCAACTAACCAGCCATACATCATATATAGATGTGTAAATCAAAACACCTAGAATACGAGCATTCATTACTTATTAAGTACCTTCAGCAACACAATAACAAGTTCTGCTAAACGTGACTGTAACcacacattaaatatttagaagcaGAAttctaatacaatattttgtttaacatcCCCAGTATGGGTCTGACGCTACACCAACATGGACACAGTCACGGAGGACAGGCGGGACACGGACACAGCCATGGAGGGGCCAACCCGGTGCTTAATAATAAGGTACACGGAATATACAACCTACATAAATTACACTCTAGATAACTACAACCTACATACAAtacactatataaaatacaacctACATACAAtacactatataaaatacaacctACATACAATAcactctatataaaatacaacctACATACAATAcactctatataaaatacaacctACATACAATACACTCTATATACAATACAACCTACATACAATACACTCTATATACAATACAACCTACATACAATACAACCTACATACAATACACTCTATATACAATACAACCTACATACAATACACTCTTTATACAATACAACCTACATATAACACACTCGATAGAAGTAactgaaagaaaattataaatatagtgaCTGAAATGAGATGACTATGGGTATAAGctatatatagggttttccattaagggcgcttgatctttgatatgcaaaaaaaatacatgtaggaaacatatttgcgaaattttttttttatttggaaggtctatcgaccccattatgtatggaatatgacatcattcaaatgaccgccacggcttcggttggtggcgcgcacacgaaaggtccaattttcgatgactctggcgcacaaatcgggctgtatttgatcgatggcgtggcgtttgttgactttgagggcatcggtggtttgcggcttgttggcatagacctgcgacttaagaaaaccccacaagaaaaagtccagcggggtcaaatcgcacgatctcggtggccagttcacgtcgcctccgcgcgagatgaccatgtccagaaattgctcgtgcagaacttccatcgtagcgtgtgctgtgtggcacgtagcgccgtcctgttgaaaccacatgttgtccagatccatattctcgatttcaggccaaaagaagttggttatcatcgaccggtatcgctcaccattgacggtgacggccacaccattatcgttttcgaaaaaatacggaccaaacagtcactttctgcgggtgcattgccacttggtgaacctcgtgtggattggtcccgtcccaaatacggcaattttgcttgttgacatagccattcatccaaaaatgcgcctcgtcgctgaagatgatttttttgccaaaatcggcgtcaacttccaactgctctaattgcccagtcagcgaacacacggcgctgtctatggtcattaaccttgagctcttgggtcagctggatcttgtacgggtgcaggctcaagtcacaacgcaaaattcgccaagttgtcgtctgcgaaaggccgagttcttgtgcgcgacgcggaattgactgccgcgggttttcgaggacactgtcgcgcacagcggcgatattctcggcagatctcgcgttacgttgacgcacgggaaccggctgattgttaactgacccggttgactcgaatttgtccaccaatcgacggatagtcgactcggcaggacgatcatcgcgaccgtaaaacgggcgaagtgcgcggaacgttgctcgaactgaagacccattttcataaaacaattttatgatttgcacgtgctgctcgacactgtaacctgccatggtggtttgggaggacggaatgaatataacacactgcatttgacagctgtcactcaaacaacatggccgcaatcagctgtcaaagttcaagcgtccctattggaaaaccccatacaaTAGTCTGACATTTCCGATGTCATACCTTAATATCttcttattaaagaaaatctcTTTCTGTCGTCCCAAGTTTGTGTTGGACATATTTTCCATTTCTCTTTGTCAAATATCTCCACCGGTAGAAATGTCTGTTGCTGGTTCGACGTTATGTCCTTTAATACTATGTGACCAATGTATCCTCCAAAATCATTTGTCCAATGTATCCTCCAATCCAATAGGAGCGTGTGGACTCGGACGCCGAGAGCTCGTCGTCTCACACCCAGGAGGTTCACTCTCACACTCACGGCGAGAACATCAACGTGCGGGCAGCCTTCATCCACGTGCTGGGGGACTTCCTGCAGAGCTTCGGGGTCCTGGTCGCTGCTATCGTCATATACTTCAAGGTGAACGGGCacattacacacacacatcacCTCAACGAGATACCGCACACAACACAGTAAAGCCTATTTACTAGtatgataagaaaaaattgaaaaaaaaaatagtttaaattttttttacaaaattttgaaaacgtgAGAGTACTTTAAAACATATACGATATCAAGGCCGTTCCGGTGTGACGACTACATACAGAACGATTAAATCACTTGTAGGCATCACTTGTAGGGGCATCCTGGATGTTAGTCCCGCATACAGCACGCTCAGCTCCCTACGTTGAGACGGCGTTTAGagaaattgaaacaaatttaagCCCTAGGTTAATTGTGAATGTGGACCTTACTGTGGTTACAATGGAGTATATTTTGGTGTAGCCGGAGTGGAGCCTGGTGGACCCTATCTGCACGTTCCTGTTCTCGGTGCTGGTGCTGCTCACCACATACAACATCATCAAGGACGCCCTGCTGGTGCTCATGGAGGGCTCTCCGCGCGGCGTGGATTTCCAGGTACGCGGACACTACACACGCTCACATACAAACAGACTCGCATATATTTTCTCGCCTTTCTCCAAGGACTATTACGATCTACACATAGGCTCTTCCAAActcatttatatgtatattgaattagtagaatattttttcatattcctATACGTTCATTTgctctcattttttttaatacgtgtGAGTTAATATCATACAAACAATCGCCATCCTTGTATCCCAGGAGGTGGCCAACA
Protein-coding regions in this window:
- the LOC116778954 gene encoding proton-coupled zinc antiporter SLC30A2-like isoform X3; amino-acid sequence: MTEDTKPLLLFKDAKASYGTDNPARGRRVIFCVHGNPSTGCCAVIETSADGDEVARTNSITEERHCHRSRNEEIDKRARRKLIIASVLCVIFMIGEIVGGYLSNSLAIATDAAHLLTDFASFMISLFSLWVASRPATRRMPFGWYRAEVIGALTSVLLIWVVTGILLYMAVQRVIYKSFEIDATVMLITSAVGVAVNLVMGLTLHQHGHSHGGQAGHGHSHGGANPVLNNKERVDSDAESSSSHTQEVHSHTHGENINVRAAFIHVLGDFLQSFGVLVAAIVIYFKPEWSLVDPICTFLFSVLVLLTTYNIIKDALLVLMEGSPRGVDFQEVANTFLSLPGVVRVHNLRMWALSLDKTALAAHLAIRSGVSPQKVLEQATRLVHEKYNFFEMTLQIEEFSDVMEQCRQCEMPSA
- the LOC116778954 gene encoding proton-coupled zinc antiporter SLC30A2-like isoform X1, which encodes MSSNRINENIHDAMLNGLSAFDKGLTPLSGRYRSKSLSSDKLNKTNADRAAILEDVEAHYMTDKTETPGCLVINKIMEQEKSMNGFKDAKASYGTDNPARGRRVIFCVHGNPSTGCCAVIETSADGDEVARTNSITEERHCHRSRNEEIDKRARRKLIIASVLCVIFMIGEIVGGYLSNSLAIATDAAHLLTDFASFMISLFSLWVASRPATRRMPFGWYRAEVIGALTSVLLIWVVTGILLYMAVQRVIYKSFEIDATVMLITSAVGVAVNLVMGLTLHQHGHSHGGQAGHGHSHGGANPVLNNKERVDSDAESSSSHTQEVHSHTHGENINVRAAFIHVLGDFLQSFGVLVAAIVIYFKPEWSLVDPICTFLFSVLVLLTTYNIIKDALLVLMEGSPRGVDFQEVANTFLSLPGVVRVHNLRMWALSLDKTALAAHLAIRSGVSPQKVLEQATRLVHEKYNFFEMTLQIEEFSDVMEQCRQCEMPSA
- the LOC116778954 gene encoding proton-coupled zinc antiporter SLC30A2-like isoform X2; the encoded protein is MLITAFKSALTRTGRTIIKMAGFKDAKASYGTDNPARGRRVIFCVHGNPSTGCCAVIETSADGDEVARTNSITEERHCHRSRNEEIDKRARRKLIIASVLCVIFMIGEIVGGYLSNSLAIATDAAHLLTDFASFMISLFSLWVASRPATRRMPFGWYRAEVIGALTSVLLIWVVTGILLYMAVQRVIYKSFEIDATVMLITSAVGVAVNLVMGLTLHQHGHSHGGQAGHGHSHGGANPVLNNKERVDSDAESSSSHTQEVHSHTHGENINVRAAFIHVLGDFLQSFGVLVAAIVIYFKPEWSLVDPICTFLFSVLVLLTTYNIIKDALLVLMEGSPRGVDFQEVANTFLSLPGVVRVHNLRMWALSLDKTALAAHLAIRSGVSPQKVLEQATRLVHEKYNFFEMTLQIEEFSDVMEQCRQCEMPSA